The following proteins are encoded in a genomic region of Thermococcus pacificus:
- a CDS encoding metal-dependent transcriptional regulator, which yields MEISKREEEYLETMYLLHKNKGVIRVKDIAKTMRVKPPSVVDALKKLADKGLVEYEKYDRILLTDEGRKVAEATYSKHLLLTQFFIDILGIPPEIAEQDACQFEHYVHDITVKRIKEFAQFVQEECPYVLKQFIKEKLAENEKASE from the coding sequence TTGGAAATAAGTAAGAGAGAAGAGGAGTACCTTGAGACCATGTACCTCCTGCACAAGAACAAGGGCGTTATCCGCGTCAAGGACATAGCTAAAACGATGCGCGTGAAGCCGCCCAGTGTAGTCGATGCCCTCAAAAAGCTCGCCGACAAGGGCCTTGTCGAGTATGAAAAGTACGACAGGATCCTCCTGACAGATGAAGGAAGAAAGGTGGCCGAAGCTACCTACTCCAAGCACCTGCTCCTCACGCAGTTCTTCATCGACATCCTCGGCATTCCGCCGGAGATAGCGGAACAGGACGCCTGCCAGTTTGAGCATTACGTCCACGATATCACCGTTAAACGCATCAAGGAGTTCGCCCAGTTCGTACAGGAAGAGTGTCCCTACGTCCTCAAGCAGTTCATCAAGGAGAAGCTCGCCGAGAACGAAAAAGCTTCAGAATGA
- a CDS encoding NCS2 family permease: MGWFEDYFEFDKHRTDMKTEILAGVTTFMTMAYILFVNPSILSDAMGKEAFNSLVAVTALAAGFATILMGLYAKKPFALAPGMGLNAYFAYSVVLGMGYDWRIALAAVFVEGLIFIALSVTKVRSAIIHAIPLSQKYAVGAGIGLFLVFIGLNDVGLLTAVVNDSGVLQFTGLNTGALASKEIVLFFFGLFLAAILISLRIKGALLISIITTSVLGWLTGAAPWPDHLFSTPDISYTFLKMDLKGLLNVGALGVIFAFFMVDFFDTLGTVTGLSAKAGFLTKDGKVPDAEKVLLTDAIGTTVGAVLGTSTVTTYIESAAGIEEGGRTGMTALVTGLLFLGIGLFIAPLAGAIPAFATAPALVIVGYYMLSAVKEIDFTDHTEAIPAFLVLVMIPYTYSIADGIGAGFISYTLLKLFSGRGRELHPLMYALAIVFLAYFAYLGGAF; this comes from the coding sequence ATGGGCTGGTTTGAGGACTACTTCGAGTTTGATAAGCACAGAACAGATATGAAGACCGAAATCCTGGCCGGCGTTACCACCTTTATGACGATGGCTTACATCCTCTTTGTCAACCCCAGTATACTCAGCGATGCCATGGGTAAAGAGGCCTTCAACTCGCTGGTGGCAGTTACTGCCTTGGCAGCCGGTTTCGCGACAATCCTGATGGGCCTCTACGCCAAGAAGCCCTTCGCCCTCGCTCCGGGAATGGGCCTCAACGCCTACTTCGCCTACAGCGTCGTCCTCGGGATGGGCTACGACTGGAGGATAGCCCTCGCGGCGGTCTTCGTCGAGGGCCTGATATTCATAGCCCTCAGCGTCACCAAGGTCAGGAGCGCGATAATCCACGCCATCCCGCTCAGCCAGAAGTACGCCGTCGGAGCCGGAATCGGGCTCTTCCTCGTCTTCATCGGCCTCAACGATGTGGGCCTTCTCACCGCCGTCGTCAACGACTCAGGTGTCCTCCAGTTCACCGGGCTGAACACGGGCGCTCTCGCAAGCAAGGAGATAGTGCTCTTCTTCTTCGGCCTCTTCCTCGCGGCGATACTCATATCGCTCCGCATCAAGGGAGCTTTGCTGATCTCGATAATAACCACCAGCGTCCTGGGCTGGCTGACTGGGGCCGCCCCCTGGCCCGACCACCTGTTCTCAACGCCTGACATAAGCTACACCTTCCTCAAGATGGACCTCAAGGGGCTTCTCAACGTCGGGGCACTGGGAGTCATCTTCGCCTTCTTCATGGTGGACTTCTTCGACACCCTCGGAACGGTCACCGGACTCAGCGCCAAGGCCGGCTTCCTGACGAAGGACGGAAAGGTCCCGGATGCTGAGAAGGTTCTCCTGACCGATGCAATAGGAACCACCGTCGGTGCCGTCCTGGGAACCTCAACCGTCACGACCTACATTGAGAGCGCCGCGGGAATAGAGGAGGGTGGAAGAACCGGGATGACAGCCCTCGTCACCGGCCTGCTCTTCCTCGGAATAGGCCTCTTCATAGCACCCCTCGCCGGGGCGATACCGGCCTTCGCAACAGCGCCTGCGCTCGTCATAGTCGGCTACTACATGCTCAGTGCCGTCAAGGAGATAGACTTCACCGACCACACAGAGGCCATTCCGGCATTCCTCGTGCTCGTTATGATACCCTACACATACTCGATAGCCGACGGAATAGGAGCGGGCTTCATAAGCTACACACTGCTCAAGCTCTTCAGCGGCCGCGGAAGGGAGCTCCACCCGCTCATGTACGCCCTGGCAATTGTGTTCCTGGCCTACTTCGCCTACCTCGGTGGAGCCTTTTGA